A genome region from Archaeoglobus fulgidus DSM 4304 includes the following:
- a CDS encoding 2-oxoacid:ferredoxin oxidoreductase subunit beta, producing the protein MKAEYADYLRTEMLPTIWCAGCPNGIVLASFIRAVKRGFERDKTVVVSGIGCSGRITQYLDFETVHTTHGRALAFATGIKLAKPELNVVVFMGDGDAVAIGGNHFIHACRRNIDLTAVVINNSLYGMTGGQLAPTTPEGAKTKTSPYGNVERPFDIAKLAIAAGASYVARFTAYQPRWIEKAIFEAMQHHGFSVVEVVTGCPTHQRIKPADLLKHLKENFRRRDNVSLDEIQPTDIGVFKKEVMEEFCEKIEKLRMYVRKGENKENV; encoded by the coding sequence TTACCTGAGAACTGAGATGCTGCCGACGATATGGTGTGCAGGCTGCCCCAACGGCATAGTCCTCGCCTCATTCATCAGGGCCGTGAAGAGGGGTTTTGAGAGGGATAAGACAGTGGTTGTGAGCGGAATTGGCTGCAGTGGGAGAATAACGCAGTACCTTGATTTTGAGACGGTCCACACCACTCACGGCAGGGCTCTGGCCTTTGCTACAGGGATCAAGCTCGCCAAACCAGAGCTAAACGTGGTGGTTTTTATGGGAGATGGTGATGCGGTGGCGATTGGAGGTAACCACTTCATCCACGCCTGCAGGAGGAACATAGACCTCACTGCAGTTGTCATAAACAACTCCCTCTACGGAATGACTGGTGGGCAGCTTGCCCCGACAACTCCGGAAGGTGCAAAAACTAAAACCTCTCCCTACGGGAACGTTGAAAGACCCTTCGACATTGCAAAGCTTGCGATTGCAGCGGGAGCAAGTTACGTTGCGAGGTTCACGGCCTATCAGCCAAGATGGATAGAAAAGGCCATTTTTGAGGCCATGCAGCATCACGGCTTCAGTGTGGTTGAGGTGGTTACTGGCTGCCCGACTCATCAGCGTATAAAGCCTGCGGATTTGCTGAAACATCTGAAGGAGAACTTCAGAAGGAGGGACAACGTCTCTCTGGATGAAATTCAGCCCACTGATATTGGCGTTTTCAAAAAGGAGGTGATGGAGGAGTTTTGTGAAAAAATAGAGAAACTCAGGATGTACGTGAGAAAAGGAGAAAACAAAGAAAATGTTTAA